The proteins below are encoded in one region of Pygocentrus nattereri isolate fPygNat1 chromosome 13, fPygNat1.pri, whole genome shotgun sequence:
- the tmem101 gene encoding transmembrane protein 101, with the protein MAAPSRREVLRLLSQLGAFILTRFGFWNCFSMLMLFAERADVKRKPDIQVPYLYIDMGAAVLCASFMSFGVKRRWFALFAAVQLAFSTYMSYVGGHVHYGDWLKVRMYSRAMAVIGGFLVLASGAGEVYRQKPRTRSLQSTGQVFLGIYLICLVYSLQHSQEDRLAYLDHIPGGEVTVQLLVVVFGVLALSFLSGYYVQLASQILAIILPLVILFIDGNVGHWHRTRRVEFWNQMKLIGQNVAIFGTVLILATDG; encoded by the exons ATGGCTGCTCCCAGCAGGCGGGAGGTTCTGCGGCTGTTGTCCCAGCTCGGAGCCTTCATCCTGACCCGGTTCGGCTTCTGGAACTGCTTCAGCATGCTCATGCTCTTCGCCGAGCGGGCCGACGTGAAGAG GAAGCCGGACATTCAGGTACCGTATTTGTACATTGATATGGGAGCTGCGGTGCTGTGTGCTAGCTTCATGTCGTTTGGAGTGAAGAGGAGATGGTTTGCTCTCTTTGCAGCTGTCCAGCTGGCTTTCAGCACATATATGTCCTACGTTGGCGGACACGTCCATTACGGAGACTGGTTAAAG GTCAGAATGTACTCCAGAGCCATGGCCGTCATTGGAGGATTCCTGGTGTTGGCCAGTGGGGCGGGAGAGGTGTACCGGCAGAAACCTCGCACACGCTCACTGCAGTCCACAGGACAGGTCTTCTTAGGAATCTACTTAATCTGTTTG GTCTACTCCCTCCAGCACAGCCAGGAGGACCGGCTGGCCTACCTGGACCACATTCCCGGCGGGGAGGTCACCGTGCAGCTGCTGGTGGTGGTCTTTGGGGTCCTGGCTCTGTCGTTCCTGTCCGGCTACTATGTGCAGTTAGCCTCTCAGATTCTGGCCATCATCCTGCCACTGGTGATCCTCTTCATAGATGGAAACGTCGGGCACTGGCACCGCACCCGCCGCGTGGAGTTCTGGAACCAAATGAAACTGATCGGGCAGAACGTGGCCATCTTCGGGACGGTGCTCATCCTAGCCACGGACGGCTAA
- the gngt2b gene encoding guanine nucleotide-binding protein G(I)/G(S)/G(O) subunit gamma-T2b: protein MARDMSDKDILKMELDQLKKEVSTSRTAVSATAPELIAYAEAQSAEDPLIKGVPEDKNPFKEKGGCIIT from the exons ATGGCTCGGGACATGTCAGATAAAGATATCCTGAAGATGGAGCTGGATCAGTTGAAGAAAGAGGTCAGCACATCCAGAACTGCA GTTTCTGCAACTGCTCCTGAGCTCATCGCCTATGCTGAGGCTCAGTCTGCAGAAGACCCCCTGATCAAGGGAGTTCCTGAAGACAAGAACCCCTTTAAGGAGAAGGGAGGTTGCATCATCACATAG